In the genome of Primulina tabacum isolate GXHZ01 chromosome 13, ASM2559414v2, whole genome shotgun sequence, the window GTAACATTTTGAAGtaaaatgacaaaaatcaatTGTTATTCTAATTTATATAACTGGTTTTAACGGATACAAAATGCAGCAGGATCAATCTACTAAAGAATGAAACAGAAAACTCGCTTGTTTGGAAATGAGACAAGTTTCTGGAGGGGTTTGGCCTGCTTCCAACTCCAATTCAAACACCGTTACTGTCTTCAGAATTTCttaaactgaaataaaatgatTGAATGACCTTTCTGTAAATTTACTCTTAATTCGTGTAGAACAAAAGGTTCAAGGACTCAGAAAACGGGCATCTAGCTAAAACAAGGATCTTTATGATGAAATTGTCCCGTTTGTTAACCCCCTGCAGTAATATTTGAAACTAGGGGAGttacttttcaaaaaaaaaaaaaagtttaatcaatatcatttttcaaaatttatatatgatttaaattaacATGTAACCACATAAAAAGCAAtacttaaaaaattttaaaaaataaatggctTGCACTCGTGGAGATACTAATGTGTAACGTGggagaattaaaaaatgaagtGGTCGATAACTTTAGCTTTTCTGTATCTGGTAcaaagaatttgatattatggaCACATTGAATCtcgtaatattttttaaaaaaatcagacTTTGCTTAAATCTATGTATatatttaccaaaaaaaaaagttaattaAAATTGCCTTGAATCTATATAAATCCTTGTAAAAAAAATGGGCTGGGCTACAGCCGGACCAAGCATAGGTCCGTCCTGCTCCAAGATTAATTTATACGTAGATGGGTATTCCCAGGCCACGAAGCAGGCCACGAAGGAGAATTCGTCACTATATTCTTCAACCCCTTCAGTCGACAACTGCCATATTAGAACTTCTGAGCCAGCTTCCCTTCTCGTTGCAGACTCGTAGATTCTGTCGAAATCCGTCTTCAGAATAACATATCTGTCATTTAATCCTCCTGTCTGTCTTGAGGGTAAACGGAGATCCCATCCCACTTCTGTGAAAAGAACAGGCTTCTTGAACACGTTCTGGCTATCAATTATATGAGCATCGGCACACTTCGAAAGGTATTTTACTTTTGCTTCTAAGTTTGCCTCTGGGATCCTGGAACATAACGTACACGGACATCAATTAGCAAGGCAGTCCATTTGCAACTAATTCTGCCAAGTTTATGCAAAAGTCAGAGACTCAATTTGCTACGAGCACAAATATAGATCAAGCTTTTGCCATTGTATCAAAACATACAGTTAGATAGTAAATGTGAACCACCAAAACATCATGCTGCAATCGCTGTAATATATAGTTAGCCACATTAGTTAGGAAGAGTAATCCACtcctaacaaatgctcctgcagctCAAGGAAATAAAGCATGTGACGATGATGTACCAAAATTCATGCTCATCGGAGgcgtgcaactcaaatattctATATAGCAAATTAGTCTAAATACCACATAAACAAACACGATAGAAGGGGCAATTGCCACTACCCAATAGGCACGTCTCAAATTAAGGCCCAACATTCAAGCTAATACTATGGTGTAACTTAGATATTCTATATCGTAAATTAATTGCCGTCCAACAGGCATGTCTCGGAAAGTCCAATAATCAAGCTAATAGAAAGTGCACAATTCAAAGTTTCTATTAAAATCATGGACTTGAGTTCAACTTCACTCCGAAAGTTAGCTCACAAGTATGTCTCAGAAAGTCCAATATTCGAGCCGGTAGGAAGTGTGCAACTCCAAGTTTCTATTAAAATCATGGATGGCCGAACTccatcccaaaaaaaaaagatcgCTTTTGCTTATTTCAAAGGAATTTTTCTagatattattttgaaattatattaatattgaGACTTGGACCTAAATCACCCCAAAAACTAGCTCAAAAAGAAGATAGTTCAAGTCCATATATGATCTCTCGAGTATTTTATTCAACCGATGTGGGACTACTATTATATCATCACGTCCAGTAATGAAGCGTGAAGTTTACAATGACCCAACTAGTTAAAATAGCCTGCAATAATCACCAAACAGTTACATTGTGAAAAGGTTCAAGCATCAAAACAATGTCCTCCAAATCAAGGTTCGTGAACCTTAACATAAGCCTTGTAATAACCTTTTATGGTTCTGTCGGAGAAAAATGCATCTCTTAAAGAAGAAACGTTGGTTCCAGCTTCCTCCGCCCATTTTACGTACTGCGCTTTTCCACCAAAAGCATTCATATTATTTACAAGACCGAGGATTAATCTTATTCTATGTCTCCTTGCTTCGGCCAATACATAGTCCAACGCCTGAAATACAATCAAGAAACATCGAAACACGACAACTCAAAGCCATCGGACAAAATCCACAAGCACATTGACTTAGAACTTCAAAAGATCCCAGATGAAGTAGCAAGAACCTTGAAAACCCTTTCATTGAAGAGACCTGGCTCAATTTGAAGAACATCGGGGCCAGAACCATCACTGAAAGCCCAAGTCTTGCAAACACTCAACTCCATGTCAACCCCTCTTTTGAGCATCTCAGAGACCCTATATCTCGATTGTCCCCACGCGCTTTCCTTCAGAAACCAATAGGAATTCCACCCATTCACACACAAATCTTTCCCCGCCGCTGGTGATCCTGGAATCTCCTGCTTGAGGAGCACAAATCTGGTATGGTGGACTCCCACAAAACCCATTTTGGGCAGGTTCCATACTGTAACAGGTAACGCAAAATTGAGGTGACCATTGGAGTTGATATACAAAAAGCCCAGAATGGTGAAGATGCCAAGGGCTGGGTATAAtcttttttctctccaaaaagaGTCCATGGAAGATGGTTAAAAAATTGTGCTTGCAAGCTCGGTAAGAATCCCCTTCTTTGGCTATTGAAGACCCTTCGTTCATTGGCCTGGAGCGGCGCTGACAGGGCAGGGTATTGCCGTTTGTTCGCTGGAAATCTAAAACTAAAATATTCAGTTGTTACAGCTTATTTGTCCTATTTTGTCCTTCCTTTGTGCAAATTTCGTCTTTAGCCTCCCTTTGTTTTCAGATTTTCATATAATCATTCCAACATATTGTTGATTTGTTTCAAATTCGGAACATTCAAGGGTTTCAAACTGGATACTCGTCACGTTAAGGACAGAAAAGAACGAGACCTTAGACCCTTCTCTGTTCGAGATCAGAAAGCCATAGTTACTCTAGCATGGTGAATCTTTTTATACTAAATAATTCATTAGCATGTTTCATATAGGACTAATAAAGCAAACAAAATGTATAAGAGGATCCAAGTGGAGAAGAAATGACAGAAAACGGAACATCTTTAGCCAAGTCTTATATCTCATACATAACCCAAAGATGATCTTACACATCTTCTGTTTCTGTTACATTGTATATCATTTACGTATGGACAAGAAAAACAAGACGTGATTCTTAAGAAATAACAAACACGTGAGAGCTCTCAGCATATAGATTTACAAACAAATAAAGAGACATATAAAACTCAAGTATAATTATGTTTAAGATCATTGGTCAGTGGTCACTAAGAAACCTCTCAAGACACCGCAAGCCCAAATGCTCGGCACAAAACCTCTCCATTTCATTCCCACCGCCTTTTTCTTTGCAGATCTCTTTCTCAATCCCCACTAACATGTTGTCCCAATCCATCGAATATCCAACCCAATTCTCAACTCTAGAGTCCGTTACAGCATCAAGTATCTCTTGCAGCCCCACAATCCTTCGGCTCACATGTCTCCTCAGCTCCCGTACATTGGGATCAATCCCAGGCACCGAATCAAGACTGAATAACAAGCCCATCAGGGCTTCGTTAATCTTGATCCTCTCCCTCTCACTGGTACGCACAGAATCAACTGTGTCCTGCCATGAACAGCTAAGATACATTTAGAAGGATACTGAAGATCAGTATAGCATTATGAACGAGGCTAatgttaaattttcaaattaaaattctTTTGTTCCATTAATCCATTGCCTCACGCATAGTTTCAATTATCTTGGTACTACACTTAGCAACAAAGCTAAAGTTAGCGATATGGCACCCGATGAGCTCCCTTGTAATAAAATACAGCAGGAAACATCAAAACATCATCAATTACTTGCATGAATGCTAAAGAAATTGATTAATCACACGTCAACAAATGTTAAAAGAGGCAATAGCAAAAAGATTAGATCAAAATGCCACAACATGTTCATAAATATTTTGACTTCCGATAAAAGATCTATCTTGAAGGGCATAGAAATACTTTTCCTGAAGTAATCTCCTTGCGAACAAGTAATCCAACGGGGATAAGCATGAATTTTTGGTCCACTGCGATTGGATACATCAATTATAGCAGCTGAGCACACAACCAAACATAAAATTCTATGGAAAAACATTTTCAGGACgcctttatatttaattttacgaATTAAACTTGTTTTGTTTTTAATCAATTTCGGGAAACTGACTAATCAGTTAGCAGCACCGTGTCTTCCCTCTACAAAATCTGGAGTTCACATCACAGAGACAATCAAcctgagaaaaaaaaattgtttcctGCCATTTTAATTTAGATAACCTCACCAGAATTTACCTTTAGATATTTCATTAGTTTAAATATTAGTGAAAACACTAGAAAATTCACCGAACTTCATATCTTCCACAATCGTTAATTTTCGGTGATCATTAACATCGGTCCTATGCTACGTAATCGAAAAACTAATATGATATgtagaaaagaaagaaaatgaagcGTAATCAGAAGTACAAAGTACGAGTAACGAGTGAAAAATCAGAATTAATGCCTGGCGTTGGATGATTCTCTGCCAGTATTTAGCTTCAGAATCGACGGCGGCGATCTTCCTGACAAGGGTGCGCACCATGTGAGATCGGTAGGCTGACTGTATCCTAACAGCAGCGGAGGATTCTGGTAAAGGGGATTGCAGGGGAATATGAACAGTAACAGGAATGGGTTCTGATGCAGGCTGTGTTTGGATTGGATCGGATTCGGGGGCAGAATGGTCATTGAAAGAGCAGACGGTGGCTGTGGCAGTGCTGGAAGAGAAGAACCACGGCCGCCTGGAGGACTTCATTTTACCGACACAATGCGCTTAGAGAGATGTAAAGGGAAAGCTGATTACAGCAGGAGTAAAGTGAAGTCGGGTCTCGCAAGTGACGCCGATTATCTTGGGAGGAGCCTAGGATACGTATCTTTATTACTTGGTTATCTGtattaatttatcatatttatataatatattattttaaaacgataccatataataaattatattttataaattattgataattTATATTGATAGGTCAACGAAAAGAAGTAGAGAGTGATATATAAAAAATCTTTCTAATTCAGACcaagaaatataaaaaataattgactacgtctcttgtgagacggtctcacgaatctttatctgtgagacgggtcaaccatatcgatattcacaataaaaaataatactctcagcataaaaaataatactttttcatggatgacccaaataagatatctgtctcacaaaatacgattcaccgtctcacataagtttttggcaaaataattaaatgttaGCGAATGATTTTTTTCCCAATTCTGGGTATTGATCAGTTAAATTTTcaacttttaattttgatatattaacttttaatttttgacTACTTCAGTTCAATTATTATGTGACCTGATAAGTTGTGTCATATCGataattaaatcaaaataattgagAATTAAAATATAgtatatcaaaattaaaatttaaaaacatgaccaaatacaatcaaaattaaacaaattttgaaaaaaaaaaaactattttcaaTAAATACTACATGAGGAcgaaaaaaaatcacaattaacaaaaaaataagtAATTCTGAAAAAGCATGAATCAAGTAAGTACGTatgaatataatctataaaaaAACGAatttcactatattatttttttgccaAAAGATACATTTGGTCAAGGATCCAAAATATGTACTAAATTACCTTCTTCTTctcaataaatataatatgtGCGTGAAAATGATTTTAAGAACAAATGTCACACATGTTTTTCCACACGAACACCAAGAAAAAACCACGTTTCTTTAATGATATATCATTAAACATTAAATCCATCATGTTTAGGATCTAACATGTCTAGGATGGCCTAAATCCGATTACATGGATTGCGAGACAGGTTTAATCCTGTTTTAAAAGTGGATTTTGGAAAGTGACAAGTTTAAATAAACATGTCACGATATTTATAATAAcactttattgatatttctatTATGTTGAATAATGAATGTTCTAATTTCGGTGAATGTgttaatttttagttttttttattgtgtAGTTATTAAAATTGAAAACATATATAATCTAATCTGTATTTTGTATGGAATGGCTCTTGAATTTCGCTAAATTTACTTCAAACTCGTCTCGTTGTCATGGTTACTTCCATCCAGTATttaaatttgtataattatataattttcgaaatattttaaattatctcAAATCAAATTCTCGAAATCCAAATATTATGtcataaaagtaaaaaaaaaatgagaacACAAAATTTAaaagcaaaaacttatgtgaaacGGTGTCACGGGtagtattttgtaagacggatttcttatttaggtcatctatgaaaaaatattactttttatattaagagtattactttttattgtgaatatcggtatgattgacccgtttcacaagagacctgctcaaatttaaaattgttttaACAAATCATTACACCCGATCGAATGGGAGAGTAAAGTACGACAACATGATCAGCCGCCGGCGCTTCATCAGGCAGTATAAACGTCACCTTCTTCGTCACCTTCTCTTTCCCGCTTCTGCTCTTTGGACTCATCCTACACAATTCTTTAGCTTCCTCTTCGTCTCCAGATACTAATTCCTCGATCTTCTCCAATCTCCCCGAagaaaaactgattctcggcGTGTAAAAGACGTTGTTGAAATCCGGAGAAGTTTGGTACAAGACCCTCTTCATCGTTTCAGCTCTCTGGACATTATTCTGGCACCAGATGTGACTATCCAATATTGGAGAATTAGAAATCATTTCTCCTAATGTTGTAATTCTTTCGACATTAACAATGGCTGCAGTTGGGTTTGTTGCTTCTCTATCATTAGCTCCTGATGAGGGTTTTTGGGTCCGTTTCTTTGGGGGCCGTAAGCAGCAGATATTTTGACCCATTTGAGCTTTGATCAAAATAATCAAATGGCGTAAAAAATTTCATTGGCAACGAATGTTTGACATGGGAAATACCTTGAAAAAGTGGCGTAGGAGAGGGTTATAATAATGCAGAATTTGACGATGGATTCGATGAAAAATAGGCTTTTTATTATTGGCTATTGATGGATTAGTTCTTGTCTCTTCCTTTGATTTGCGTGGCATAGTGTTCGGATGGACCTATTTTTCTGTTAATTATTGCATGGAATTGATCTATACATGAGTTTGGAATATACGTTCGACATTTGAACTTCAACAATTCATAAGGATGCAAAAGTGTCGTTTAGTTATAACAAGTTTCGACTTTCAATTTTTATAAGATGGAAAGAAATTATATTTGTTGTACTtttctgataaaaaaaattttgagatggaattttaaaagtttcaaaaaaaaaaaagttaaatatAAACTATTAGTGTAGAATATTGGTTAGTTAAAAGATTACATGTCTTATATATTGTGAATATATCACACACATACGTGCACGTATACAAGAGGTCAAGAGTAACTAATTAATTTAGGAAGGAATGTTCGAGTTGGTGATTTAAGTGACACTTATACCAACCGTCAACAGTTTGATTCTCCCAACCAACATATTCTCGGACGAGTATGTCGCACATAACTTACTCAGTGTAGTTTATATGGTTAGCATGGTTTTGCAGGCTATCACGTTAACACAATTATTTACTCGGTACACATCGAATAATAACGGTTATAAATTCTCATGTCATAAAAATAGtaactgattgatatttttcatgtatttttttttcatatttttaaataatcatatcCATTAATAATGGAcatgatattatcaaatttaagtTTTAAGTTACTAAATATTATAGACATAATAAATTATTCTTCTTTAATCTATTATATTTATAGAATATATAGTAAATGTCAAATTTTTTGTCATATATACACATTATAAACGTGTATGcaatcatttatttaagttaaaacATTGACCATTTTTGGAATTGGCCGAACAAATTCAACAAAACTTCAATATAATCATTAAGTATTACATTAACTAACTTTCAAAATATTGAGATGTCAAGATATCCACAACGCTGGGTTTTGAAACTCAAAAAGTAGGGTTTTCAAAACCAGCACCCCAGCGTTGTGGATCGGAACGCTGGCTTTgtgatttttttaagaaaatttgaaGATCTTCCCGGACAGAGGGTGTGATCGATGCACGATCCTCCCCGTCCGACCCTTTGTCCGGGCGTCCACGTGCACGTGAGCGCGAGCCCACGCACCGTGGCTATCGGCCActttgatttttaatttttttttaaatgacttTTTTGTTTTGGAATGATATATTAATTGgtggagtttgacaaaatatttgTTCCGTGAGCTTATGATTGTTGGGagaagtaggtctcttgtgagacggtctcacgaatctttttcTGTGTGACgaatcaaccctaccgatattcacaataaaaagtaatactcttagcataaaaagtaatattttttcatggatgatctaaataagatatatatatatatatatatcataaaatacgatccatgaaactgtctcacataaatttttatcaGCTGGGAGAGTCTTTATAGAAATTGAGCTTTTTTAACTTTTGTTGCGGTGATGACGTGGAATAGTAAGCCCCACAAAAAGTTTAATTTATAGGTTTAGGACTGCAGAGTGTCTCAAAGTTTTCATTTTTCAATTATATAATATTCCTAAAAGAATCTTGATGACAGAGAAATGAAATCAGCCATAGAGAATTTAATTGTTCTCTTAGATTTTATTAAGATTGATGGATTTAACTTAGAAGGAgaagtttgatttgataaatg includes:
- the LOC142523274 gene encoding BAG family molecular chaperone regulator 5, mitochondrial-like; translated protein: MKSSRRPWFFSSSTATATVCSFNDHSAPESDPIQTQPASEPIPVTVHIPLQSPLPESSAAVRIQSAYRSHMVRTLVRKIAAVDSEAKYWQRIIQRQDTVDSVRTSERERIKINEALMGLLFSLDSVPGIDPNVRELRRHVSRRIVGLQEILDAVTDSRVENWVGYSMDWDNMLVGIEKEICKEKGGGNEMERFCAEHLGLRCLERFLSDH